A genomic window from Solanum stenotomum isolate F172 chromosome 10, ASM1918654v1, whole genome shotgun sequence includes:
- the LOC125841865 gene encoding COP1-interactive protein 1-like isoform X1 yields MTKRSWKESMKAFGSHVDPEKEEQWKWMKIGNYSIPEQPRPFECYWRLWDNALEAKRRQYKANVRAQIYTQRGGFMWYTECQLVRKIENKVKRIAKLIKKINQGSREGNLRRRSELLQLVDEFHIQYKSLYSVYDNLRGEVRKKLNEEHEGDLSSQSSSSCSNSESYFSPEELTAKSSSSCSNYEPLDEDAILKDKVITSNIEVMKGESVESYDMENFETPMSYSRGSESGEFFKDLRIQGEEKFIDESEWFQEKVKEKEDEILYLTDDFELREKERLSQMKGLEDQIASMKVELNNLCVQKRELEEQLGCKSNELQQMEDSNSGLQSRVLELEATFTEIDENLLNSTSRIDDLMAKSHVLQQEVDRLNAEKHELEQKLLNETKKGSEQVKDLAEKTHFSELQHVNGPLQQEVDRVRVQRNDLEQKLLHETNKGSKQVKDLYFSELQKSDLELSLEKKSHEASDRVKDLTERTNDLQHELEALRNQNCELELSLQEKTQELSEYHLQIENLKGELTSTTSSEKGLTKATEGLKSEVNLLMDAKCDMEEKIMDMNQEAYHSELQKEKLNDKIMELETKLLGKEAEVGILQKKHEAYMNDMSAQGSTLTARINNIQKQLQTVETEKSRFQSQLEKEKHEFSQSLMQMEKKNTELTIKIAEQEKTLRGMQDVVNKSKGEHKQMQIKLEDSKLNFHNAERKLGDLTEELRKSFEDSLRILSRRIRVAEQMHIENKEWYQKTRNSYEKENKDLKEKNARNEMGLRGIKDISLTASDMLGSLDTVALKFEECTAHFLNRISKNSCELQFVKDWVMRKNKAMAHVKDDFDCLLAQCDDKESEILKYREKVWKSENKVRELEKMIKDREESVLSLKEEKREAIRQLCVWIDYHRSRSDYYKRILLTEFGRRSAP; encoded by the exons ATGACGAAGCGAAGTTGGAAGGAATCAATGAAGGCATTTGGGAGTCATGTTGATCCTGAAAAGGAAGAGCAGTGGAAATGGATGAAAATAGGTAATTATTCGATTCCAGAACAACCTCGACCCTTTGAATGTTATTGGAGGTTGTGGGATAACGCGTTAGAGGCAAAAAGAAGGCAATATAAAGCGAATGTTCGAGCACAAATTTACACCCAACGTGGTGGATTTATGTGGTATACAGAATGCCAATTGGTTCGCA AAATTGAGAATAAAGTAAAAAGGATTGCAAAGctaatcaagaaaataaaccaAGGTAGTAGAGAAGGAAATTTGAGGAGAAGATCAGAATTGCTTCAACTTGTTGATGAATTCCACATACAGTACAAGTCCCTCTATTCGGTGTACGATAATCTCCGAGGGGAAGTAAGGAAAAAACTTAATGAAGAACATGAGGGCGATTTATCATCTCAATCTTCTTCATCGTGTTCGAATTCAGAATCATATTTTAGCCCCGAGGAATTGACCGCGAAAAGTAGTTCATCTTGTTCCAATTATGAGCCTCTTGATGAGGATGCTATTTTGAAGGACAAAGTTATAACTTCAAATATTGAAGTGATGAAGGGGGAAAGTGTCGAAAGTTATGATATGGAAAATTTTGAGACACCGATGTCTTATAGCCGAGGGTCTGAATCAGGGGAATTCTTCAAAGACTTGAGGATTCAAGGTGAAGAGAAGTTTATAGATGAATCTGAATGGTTCCAAgagaaagtaaaagaaaaagaagatgaaatctTGTATCTGACCGATGATTTTGAGCTTCGAGAGAAGGAGAGATTGTCTCAAATGAAGGGGTTAGAGGATCAAATTGCTAGTATGAAGGTTGAATTAAATAACTTATGTGTTCAAAAGAGAGAACTTGAAGAGCAACTCGGGTGCAAGTCGAATGAACTTCAGCAAATGGAAGATAGTAACTCGGGACTGCAATCTCGTGTGTTAGAGCTAGAAGCAACCTTCACagaaattgatgaaaatctaCTCAACTCAACGTCTAGAATAGATGATCTTATGGCAAAATCACACGTTCTTCAGCAAGAAGTGGATCGTTTAAACGCTGAAAAGCATGAATTGGAACAAAAGTTGTTAAATGAAACCAAGAAAGGATCAGAACAAGTCAAGGACTTAGCagaaaaaacacatttttcaGAACTACAACACGTAAATGGTCCACTGCAGCAAGAAGTGGACCGTGTACGTGTTCAAAGGAATGACTTAGAACAAAAGTTGTTACATGAAACCAACAAAGGATCGAAACAAGTTAAGGACTTATATTTTTCAGAACTACAGAAATCTGATTTGGAGCTGTCACTCGAAAAGAAGTCTCACGAGGCATCTGACCGAGTTAAGGATTTAACAGAAAGGACTAATGATTTGCAACATGAGTTGGAAGCCTTAAGAAACCAGAATTGTGAACTAGAGTTGTCACTCCAAGAAAAAACTCAAGAACTATCAGAATATCATCTTCAGATAGAAAATCTGAAAGGGGAACTAACGAGCACTACTTCATCTGAAAAGGGGCTAACAAAAGCAACGGAGGGCTTAAAATCGGAGGTGAACTTACTCATGGATGCAAAATGTGACATGGAAGAGAAGATAATGGATATGAATCAAGAAGCTTATCATTCAGAGTTACAAAAAGAAAAGCTGAATGATAAGATCATGGAATTGGAAACAAAACTATTAGGAAAAGAAGCAGAGGTGGGAATTCTTCAAAAGAAGCACGAGGCTTACATGAACGATATGTCGGCTCAAGGTTCAACATTGACAGCGCGAATCAACAATATTCAAAAGCAGCTGCAAACCGTGGAAACTGAAAAATCAAGATTTCAGTCTCAGCTTGAGAAGGAAAAACATGAATTTTCCCAAAGCCTTATGCagatggaaaagaaaaataccGAATTGACTATCAAGATCGCGGAGCAGGAGAAAACTTTACGAGGGATGCAAGATGTTGTAAACAAGTCAAAAGGGGAACATAAGCAAATGCAGATCAAGTTAGAGGATTCCAAATTAAATTTCCACAATGCTGAAAGAAAACTAGGAGATTTAACGGAGGAACTACGCAAGTCATTTGAAGACAGTTTACGAATCTTGAGCAGAAGGATCCGCGTGGCAGAACAAATGCATATCGAGAACAAGGAGTGGTACCAAAAAACCAGAAACTCATACGAGAAAGAGAACAAAGatctaaaagagaaaaatgcaagaaatgaaaTGGGGTTGAGGGGAATTAAGGATATATCGTTGACAGCTAGCGATATGTTAGGTTCACTAGACACTGTGGCACTCAAGTTTGAGGAATGCACTGCTCATTTCTTGAATCGAATATCAAAGAATTCATGCGAGCTGCAATTTGTAAAAGATTGGGTGATGAGGAAAAATAAAGCAATGGCACACGTGAAAGATGACTTTGATTGCTTACTTGCACAATGTGATGACAAAGAATCTGAGATATTGAAGTACAGAGAGAAAGTTTGGAAGTCAGAGAACAAAGTTAGGGAACTAGAGAAGATGATCAAGGACAGAGAGGAATCAGTGTTGTCTCTCAAGGAGGAAAAACGAGAGGCGATTAGGCAATTATGTGTATGGATTGATTATCATCGTAGTCGGTCTGATTACTATAAGAGGATCTTGCTAACTGAATTTGGTCGGAGGAGCGCTCCCTAG
- the LOC125841865 gene encoding COP1-interactive protein 1-like isoform X2, translated as MTKRSWKESMKAFGSHVDPEKEEQWKWMKIEIENKVKRIAKLIKKINQGSREGNLRRRSELLQLVDEFHIQYKSLYSVYDNLRGEVRKKLNEEHEGDLSSQSSSSCSNSESYFSPEELTAKSSSSCSNYEPLDEDAILKDKVITSNIEVMKGESVESYDMENFETPMSYSRGSESGEFFKDLRIQGEEKFIDESEWFQEKVKEKEDEILYLTDDFELREKERLSQMKGLEDQIASMKVELNNLCVQKRELEEQLGCKSNELQQMEDSNSGLQSRVLELEATFTEIDENLLNSTSRIDDLMAKSHVLQQEVDRLNAEKHELEQKLLNETKKGSEQVKDLAEKTHFSELQHVNGPLQQEVDRVRVQRNDLEQKLLHETNKGSKQVKDLYFSELQKSDLELSLEKKSHEASDRVKDLTERTNDLQHELEALRNQNCELELSLQEKTQELSEYHLQIENLKGELTSTTSSEKGLTKATEGLKSEVNLLMDAKCDMEEKIMDMNQEAYHSELQKEKLNDKIMELETKLLGKEAEVGILQKKHEAYMNDMSAQGSTLTARINNIQKQLQTVETEKSRFQSQLEKEKHEFSQSLMQMEKKNTELTIKIAEQEKTLRGMQDVVNKSKGEHKQMQIKLEDSKLNFHNAERKLGDLTEELRKSFEDSLRILSRRIRVAEQMHIENKEWYQKTRNSYEKENKDLKEKNARNEMGLRGIKDISLTASDMLGSLDTVALKFEECTAHFLNRISKNSCELQFVKDWVMRKNKAMAHVKDDFDCLLAQCDDKESEILKYREKVWKSENKVRELEKMIKDREESVLSLKEEKREAIRQLCVWIDYHRSRSDYYKRILLTEFGRRSAP; from the exons ATGACGAAGCGAAGTTGGAAGGAATCAATGAAGGCATTTGGGAGTCATGTTGATCCTGAAAAGGAAGAGCAGTGGAAATGGATGAAAATAG AAATTGAGAATAAAGTAAAAAGGATTGCAAAGctaatcaagaaaataaaccaAGGTAGTAGAGAAGGAAATTTGAGGAGAAGATCAGAATTGCTTCAACTTGTTGATGAATTCCACATACAGTACAAGTCCCTCTATTCGGTGTACGATAATCTCCGAGGGGAAGTAAGGAAAAAACTTAATGAAGAACATGAGGGCGATTTATCATCTCAATCTTCTTCATCGTGTTCGAATTCAGAATCATATTTTAGCCCCGAGGAATTGACCGCGAAAAGTAGTTCATCTTGTTCCAATTATGAGCCTCTTGATGAGGATGCTATTTTGAAGGACAAAGTTATAACTTCAAATATTGAAGTGATGAAGGGGGAAAGTGTCGAAAGTTATGATATGGAAAATTTTGAGACACCGATGTCTTATAGCCGAGGGTCTGAATCAGGGGAATTCTTCAAAGACTTGAGGATTCAAGGTGAAGAGAAGTTTATAGATGAATCTGAATGGTTCCAAgagaaagtaaaagaaaaagaagatgaaatctTGTATCTGACCGATGATTTTGAGCTTCGAGAGAAGGAGAGATTGTCTCAAATGAAGGGGTTAGAGGATCAAATTGCTAGTATGAAGGTTGAATTAAATAACTTATGTGTTCAAAAGAGAGAACTTGAAGAGCAACTCGGGTGCAAGTCGAATGAACTTCAGCAAATGGAAGATAGTAACTCGGGACTGCAATCTCGTGTGTTAGAGCTAGAAGCAACCTTCACagaaattgatgaaaatctaCTCAACTCAACGTCTAGAATAGATGATCTTATGGCAAAATCACACGTTCTTCAGCAAGAAGTGGATCGTTTAAACGCTGAAAAGCATGAATTGGAACAAAAGTTGTTAAATGAAACCAAGAAAGGATCAGAACAAGTCAAGGACTTAGCagaaaaaacacatttttcaGAACTACAACACGTAAATGGTCCACTGCAGCAAGAAGTGGACCGTGTACGTGTTCAAAGGAATGACTTAGAACAAAAGTTGTTACATGAAACCAACAAAGGATCGAAACAAGTTAAGGACTTATATTTTTCAGAACTACAGAAATCTGATTTGGAGCTGTCACTCGAAAAGAAGTCTCACGAGGCATCTGACCGAGTTAAGGATTTAACAGAAAGGACTAATGATTTGCAACATGAGTTGGAAGCCTTAAGAAACCAGAATTGTGAACTAGAGTTGTCACTCCAAGAAAAAACTCAAGAACTATCAGAATATCATCTTCAGATAGAAAATCTGAAAGGGGAACTAACGAGCACTACTTCATCTGAAAAGGGGCTAACAAAAGCAACGGAGGGCTTAAAATCGGAGGTGAACTTACTCATGGATGCAAAATGTGACATGGAAGAGAAGATAATGGATATGAATCAAGAAGCTTATCATTCAGAGTTACAAAAAGAAAAGCTGAATGATAAGATCATGGAATTGGAAACAAAACTATTAGGAAAAGAAGCAGAGGTGGGAATTCTTCAAAAGAAGCACGAGGCTTACATGAACGATATGTCGGCTCAAGGTTCAACATTGACAGCGCGAATCAACAATATTCAAAAGCAGCTGCAAACCGTGGAAACTGAAAAATCAAGATTTCAGTCTCAGCTTGAGAAGGAAAAACATGAATTTTCCCAAAGCCTTATGCagatggaaaagaaaaataccGAATTGACTATCAAGATCGCGGAGCAGGAGAAAACTTTACGAGGGATGCAAGATGTTGTAAACAAGTCAAAAGGGGAACATAAGCAAATGCAGATCAAGTTAGAGGATTCCAAATTAAATTTCCACAATGCTGAAAGAAAACTAGGAGATTTAACGGAGGAACTACGCAAGTCATTTGAAGACAGTTTACGAATCTTGAGCAGAAGGATCCGCGTGGCAGAACAAATGCATATCGAGAACAAGGAGTGGTACCAAAAAACCAGAAACTCATACGAGAAAGAGAACAAAGatctaaaagagaaaaatgcaagaaatgaaaTGGGGTTGAGGGGAATTAAGGATATATCGTTGACAGCTAGCGATATGTTAGGTTCACTAGACACTGTGGCACTCAAGTTTGAGGAATGCACTGCTCATTTCTTGAATCGAATATCAAAGAATTCATGCGAGCTGCAATTTGTAAAAGATTGGGTGATGAGGAAAAATAAAGCAATGGCACACGTGAAAGATGACTTTGATTGCTTACTTGCACAATGTGATGACAAAGAATCTGAGATATTGAAGTACAGAGAGAAAGTTTGGAAGTCAGAGAACAAAGTTAGGGAACTAGAGAAGATGATCAAGGACAGAGAGGAATCAGTGTTGTCTCTCAAGGAGGAAAAACGAGAGGCGATTAGGCAATTATGTGTATGGATTGATTATCATCGTAGTCGGTCTGATTACTATAAGAGGATCTTGCTAACTGAATTTGGTCGGAGGAGCGCTCCCTAG
- the LOC125842408 gene encoding protein KTI12 homolog, producing the protein MALVVICGQPCSGKSTAAACLSEALRQTEPEPSVRTIDETLFHLSRNQSYANMTEEKNLRGVLRSEVDRSLSKDSIVIVDSLNSIKGYRYELWCLARAAGIRYCVVHCDVDEQSCRTWNVERREREEPSYDDNIFEDLVRRFERPDSKNRWDSPLFELWPAKEGIDKSSTAMVDAVTYLTKKVDSKMRDVKILQPTIATQSARGSEANSLYEMDRATQEITNAIVEAQSRALGGPLNGVSLGPGIPTIDISRSVSLPELRRLRRTFIKLAGQTSLSGPPPPSDADSAKRMFVDYLNRELGSG; encoded by the coding sequence ATGGCATTGGTTGTTATCTGTGGTCAACCATGTAGCGGGAAATCAACAGCTGCAGCTTGTTTATCTGAAGCACTTAGACAAACGGAACCAGAACCATCTGTTAGAACTATAGATGAAACTTTGTTTCATCTTAGTCGCAACCAAAGCTATGCGAACATGACCGAGGAAAAGAATTTAAGAGGTGTATTGAGGTCTGAAGTTGACAGATCTTTGTCAAAGGACAGTATAGTTATAGTGGATTCTCTTAATAGCATCAAGGGCTATAGATATGAGTTATGGTGTTTGGCTAGAGCAGCAGGGATTAGATATTGTGTTGTCCATTGTGACGTTGATGAGCAATCTTGTAGAACATGGAACGTTGAACGTCGTGAGAGAGAAGAACCATCTTATGATGATAATATATTTGAAGATCTTGTAAGAAGGTTTGAAAGGCCAGATAGCAAAAATAGATGGGATTCTCCATTGTTCGAGTTATGGCCAGCTAAAGAAGGAATTGATAAATCATCAACAGCTATGGTTGATGCTGTTACCTATCTTACGAAAAAAGTAGACTCAAAAATGAGAGATGTTAAGATCCTACAGCCAACCATCGCTACACAGAGTGCACGTGGTTCTGAGGCAAATTCTTTATATGAGATGGACAGGGCGACGCAAGAAATTACAAATGCTATTGTGGAAGCTCAGTCCCGCGCTCTTGGGGGTCCTCTCAATGGTGTGTCTCTTGGTCCAGGAATACCAACTATAGATATTTCGAGATCTGTCAGCCTGCCAGAGCTGCGTAGGCTACGACGAACTTTCATCAAACTTGCTGGACAGACAAGCTTGAGCGGGCCACCTCCTCCTTCAGATGCTGATAGTGCAAAAAGGATGTTTGTTGATTACTTAAACAGAGAACTAGGAAGTGGTTGA
- the LOC125842454 gene encoding uncharacterized protein LOC125842454: MLNCLHPVWKNPIILASSASPFFHNLRNTKQLNYGEKTRLYSKRSRIVCGFLPVDPWAPNVDSQSIASQLFAFSLFPYVGFLYFITKSKTAPKLTLFGFYFLLAFVGATIPAGIYAKVHYGTSLSNVDWLHGGAESLLTLTNLFIVLGLREAIRKAENPEESKNNDVSRIKEEKKTSI; the protein is encoded by the exons ATGCTGAACTGTTTACACCCTGTTTGGAAGAACCCCATCATTCTTGCTTCCTCTGCTTCACCATTTTTCCACAATTTGAGAAATACCAAACAGCTCAACTATGGGGAAAAAACAAGACTTTACAGCAAAAGATCAAGAATTGTGTGTGGGTTTTTGCCAGTTGATCCATGGGCACCAAATGTCGACTCACAGAGCATAGCTTCACAGCTATTTGCTTTTTCTCTGTTCCCTTATGTGGGTTTTTTGTACTTCATCACCAAATCCAAGACTGCCCCAAAGCTTACACTTTTTGGGTTTTATTTCTTGCTTGCTTTTGTGGGTGCCACAA TTCCTGCTGGAATTTACG CGAAGGTGCATTATGGAACTTCTCTGTCCAACGTTGATTGGTTGCATGGAGGAGCTGAGTCACTGCTCACTTTAACCAACTTATTCATTGTGTTGGGGCTAAGGGAAGCTATTAGGAAAGCTGAGAATCCTGAAGAAAGCAAAAACAATGATGTCTCCAGAAtcaaagaagagaagaagacatCAATCTAG